Proteins co-encoded in one Opitutus terrae PB90-1 genomic window:
- a CDS encoding chloride channel protein: protein MAALVAKLLLWLIALCTNLAFFQRLSTEPVALTGHHFGWWVVAVPALGGLVIGLMARFGSEKIRGHGIPEALEAILLGRSLIDPKVAVLKPVSSAISIGTGGPFGAEGPIIMTGGACGSLFGQLFHLTSAERKTLLVAGAAAGMAAIFATPVAAVLLAVELLLFEWKPRSFIPVAVAAIIADVLRVPLLGAGPLFPVPPHAMLAPTTLLIALLVGVCIGLASSLLTAVVYACEDGFAKLPVHWMWWPALGGLLVGLGGLIDPRVLGVGYETIHALMRGELLGVAALGLVIAKGLVWSIALGSGTSGGVLAPLLMLGGGVGALLGGVTGVGDAGLWAVVGMAAMMGGTMRAPLTGMVFLLELTHDLNALPALLVGTVAALCVTVLALRRSILTEKLARRGQHITREYSIDVFALKRVGEVMDRTPPLVAADTTVAELAEQLAQPDSPLARRQATLITRDGKLAGIITRGDLIRAQQRDDDGTMTVDQAGTTEPVTVFPDDTLDHALVRMLQRGIGRLPVVSREDGQTIVGYLGRAEILAARLHAQDDERRREKGPLLSRPTAPKDTMS, encoded by the coding sequence ATGGCCGCGCTGGTCGCCAAACTCCTGCTGTGGCTGATCGCGTTGTGCACGAACCTCGCCTTTTTTCAGCGGCTTTCCACCGAACCGGTGGCGCTGACCGGACATCACTTCGGATGGTGGGTGGTGGCGGTGCCCGCTTTGGGCGGACTCGTCATCGGGCTCATGGCGCGCTTCGGATCCGAAAAAATTCGTGGGCATGGAATTCCGGAAGCACTCGAGGCGATCCTGCTCGGCCGCAGCCTCATCGATCCCAAGGTCGCGGTGCTGAAGCCTGTGTCGTCCGCGATTTCGATTGGCACTGGCGGACCGTTCGGCGCGGAAGGTCCGATCATCATGACCGGCGGCGCGTGTGGATCGCTCTTCGGGCAATTATTTCACCTCACCTCGGCCGAGCGGAAAACGCTCCTCGTCGCCGGCGCCGCAGCGGGGATGGCGGCCATCTTTGCGACACCTGTCGCCGCCGTGCTGCTCGCCGTGGAACTGCTGCTCTTCGAGTGGAAACCGCGCAGCTTCATCCCTGTCGCCGTCGCCGCCATTATCGCCGATGTCCTGCGGGTTCCGCTGCTCGGCGCGGGGCCGCTGTTTCCGGTTCCTCCGCACGCCATGCTCGCGCCGACGACGCTGCTGATTGCCCTCCTCGTCGGGGTTTGCATCGGGCTCGCATCGAGCCTGCTCACCGCGGTGGTCTACGCATGCGAGGACGGCTTCGCCAAGCTGCCGGTTCACTGGATGTGGTGGCCCGCGCTGGGCGGATTGCTCGTGGGTCTTGGTGGATTGATCGATCCGCGCGTGCTCGGCGTCGGCTACGAAACGATCCATGCGCTCATGCGTGGTGAACTGCTCGGTGTGGCGGCGCTCGGGCTGGTCATCGCGAAGGGACTGGTCTGGTCGATCGCACTCGGCTCGGGCACCTCCGGCGGCGTGCTGGCGCCGTTGCTGATGCTGGGCGGTGGCGTCGGCGCGCTGCTTGGCGGAGTCACGGGCGTGGGTGATGCCGGCTTGTGGGCCGTCGTGGGCATGGCGGCGATGATGGGCGGCACGATGCGTGCGCCGCTCACGGGCATGGTGTTCCTGCTGGAACTGACCCACGATCTGAACGCGCTGCCGGCGCTGCTGGTCGGCACCGTGGCCGCGCTGTGCGTCACGGTGCTGGCGCTGCGGCGTTCGATCCTGACCGAGAAACTCGCCCGGCGCGGTCAGCACATCACGCGGGAATACAGCATCGACGTCTTCGCCCTCAAACGCGTGGGCGAGGTCATGGATCGCACGCCGCCGCTCGTCGCTGCTGACACCACTGTCGCCGAGCTGGCGGAACAACTCGCGCAGCCGGATTCGCCGCTCGCTCGTCGGCAGGCGACGTTGATCACGCGCGACGGCAAACTCGCTGGCATCATCACGCGCGGCGACCTTATCCGCGCACAGCAACGAGACGACGACGGCACGATGACAGTGGACCAGGCCGGCACGACCGAGCCGGTTACAGTTTTCCCGGACGACACGCTCGACCACGCGCTGGTGCGAATGCTCCAACGCGGGATCGGCCGGTTGCCCGTCGTCTCGCGCGAAGATGGGCAGACAATCGTCGGCTATCTC
- a CDS encoding PAS domain S-box protein produces MAQPDSSGAWDQASPRDRIGVFVGRIARHWNSHYVWAAGACWTGLIVVALVALHDGGIAEVALDEFAVFLGLWGAGVLALIGGHRVAQASVRERMRMVAALRTSEASYRELFENSPNPMLVYDVATLQFLAVNDAAQRQYGYAREDFLRLTVGDIHPAAEMQQLESTLRTERPPLAFSGPWTHLRHDGSCLRVEVSSHALSWDGRAARCVVVTDISEQQRLNATVEEQAVTYQTLLSAALDGVVETDESGRLIAANEAFLMATGYSMPELATRTIADLEANESPEDVQRHLAQVRLAGRVRFETRLRAHDGRLIDFEVNVVHVPGRGRFVSILRDITQRNRAEQVLRLSEERFREAIEHAGAGYFRIDRAARFEAVNSAWLAMHGFTRAEEVLGQDYLTTQAQEDADAAADVVRRALAGEAIAAGEFRRRRADGSTGYHTFSLHPVRRGREIVAIEGFLIDTTPLKQAMADYKMLFDTMLDGFALHEIVRDEQGRAVDLRYTAVNPAFERQTGIRAADVVGRRMSEAIPGMEPEWMEAYRLVAETGEPRVFERYSQPLNRHFTVSAFRPSVGQLVCVFVDITARKLAEIELRKLSRAVEQSPVSVIITETSGEIEYVNPWFTETTGYSLEEVRGKNPRVLSSGETSGETYREMWQAITSGREWRGEFHNRRKDGTLFWEAATIGPIFDDEGKISRFLAVKEDITERKRASERIREQAALLDVAHDGILVTTMDRVVTYWNRAAERMYGIPATEALGHTLDELIPGENSEVRREEWQRLIERGEWSGERQHVVRSGGTIDVRVHATLVRNAAGQPTSVLIVVTDVTASKRMEKQFLRAQRIESLGALASGVAHDLNNVLTPILMSVELLRPLAQNQADRDMLQLLSDSARRGSDIVQQLLLFGRGSESPRVPLNVAGILKDTGRLMRETFPKKIVQTVYAPADLRLVEADRTQIHQVVLNLCVNARDAMPEGGRLQITAENVEVEEELAQRHAAKGAGRYVRITVRDTGAGISPENLDKIFDPFFTTKPVGQGTGLGLATVLGIVRGHGGFVDVKSQLGRGAAFEVYLPAVAMAVEPLGVEPAAAALHGRGEAVLVIEDEEAIRSMLQRALTQHNYRVLTASDGAEALGVYAQNAGSIDLVITDAMMPVMDGAQTARALRGRDRSLPIIAISGLPAQRAELEKIPGPRIHFLPKPFATDHALHLVREALDVPAQGAALGPATK; encoded by the coding sequence ATGGCACAGCCCGATTCGTCCGGCGCTTGGGATCAGGCCTCCCCGCGGGACCGGATCGGCGTGTTCGTCGGCCGGATCGCGCGGCATTGGAACTCGCACTACGTCTGGGCTGCCGGCGCATGTTGGACTGGGCTGATCGTGGTCGCGCTGGTCGCCTTGCACGACGGCGGGATCGCGGAAGTCGCGCTCGACGAATTCGCGGTGTTTCTCGGTTTGTGGGGCGCGGGCGTGCTCGCGCTGATTGGCGGGCATCGCGTGGCGCAGGCGAGCGTGCGCGAGCGCATGCGGATGGTGGCGGCATTGCGGACGAGCGAGGCGAGCTATCGCGAACTGTTCGAGAACAGCCCGAACCCGATGCTCGTCTACGACGTCGCCACGCTGCAGTTCCTGGCGGTCAACGATGCAGCCCAGCGTCAGTATGGCTATGCCCGCGAAGATTTTCTGCGACTGACGGTGGGCGACATTCATCCGGCGGCGGAGATGCAGCAGTTGGAGAGTACGCTGCGAACCGAGCGACCGCCGCTCGCGTTCAGCGGACCCTGGACTCACCTGCGGCATGATGGCTCGTGCCTGCGCGTGGAGGTCAGTTCGCACGCGCTGAGTTGGGACGGACGCGCGGCGCGGTGCGTGGTGGTGACAGACATCAGCGAACAGCAGCGACTGAATGCCACGGTCGAAGAGCAGGCGGTCACCTATCAGACGCTGCTGAGCGCGGCGCTCGACGGAGTGGTGGAAACGGATGAGAGTGGGCGGCTGATCGCGGCGAACGAGGCATTCCTGATGGCCACCGGTTACAGCATGCCGGAACTCGCGACCCGCACCATTGCTGATCTCGAGGCGAACGAGAGCCCCGAGGACGTGCAGCGGCATCTCGCGCAAGTACGACTCGCCGGACGCGTGCGTTTCGAAACGCGATTGCGCGCCCACGACGGCCGGCTGATCGACTTCGAGGTGAACGTCGTCCACGTGCCGGGGCGCGGCCGCTTTGTCTCCATTCTCCGCGACATCACGCAGCGCAATCGCGCCGAACAGGTGCTGCGGCTGAGCGAGGAGCGCTTCCGCGAAGCCATCGAGCATGCCGGCGCGGGTTATTTTCGGATCGATCGCGCCGCCCGGTTCGAGGCGGTAAATAGCGCGTGGCTGGCGATGCATGGATTCACGCGTGCTGAAGAGGTTCTGGGCCAGGATTACCTAACCACCCAGGCGCAGGAGGACGCCGACGCGGCTGCCGACGTGGTGCGACGAGCGTTGGCTGGCGAAGCCATCGCCGCCGGCGAGTTCCGCCGTCGGCGCGCGGACGGATCCACCGGCTACCATACCTTTTCGCTGCATCCGGTCCGCCGTGGCCGGGAGATTGTCGCGATCGAGGGCTTTCTCATCGACACGACGCCGCTCAAGCAGGCGATGGCCGACTACAAGATGCTGTTCGACACCATGCTCGACGGCTTCGCGCTGCACGAAATCGTACGCGACGAGCAGGGGCGGGCGGTGGACTTGCGCTATACGGCGGTCAATCCGGCTTTCGAACGCCAGACGGGCATCCGGGCCGCGGACGTCGTCGGGCGGCGGATGTCAGAGGCGATTCCAGGGATGGAGCCGGAGTGGATGGAAGCGTACCGGCTGGTGGCGGAGACGGGCGAGCCGCGGGTGTTCGAGCGGTACAGCCAGCCGCTCAACCGTCACTTCACGGTGAGCGCTTTTCGCCCGTCGGTTGGGCAGCTGGTGTGCGTGTTCGTCGACATCACCGCCCGCAAGCTGGCGGAAATCGAGCTGCGCAAGCTTTCCCGCGCGGTCGAGCAAAGCCCGGTCAGCGTGATCATAACCGAGACGTCCGGGGAGATCGAATACGTAAACCCGTGGTTCACCGAAACCACGGGATATTCGCTCGAGGAAGTCCGCGGGAAAAATCCGCGCGTGCTCAGCTCCGGTGAAACTTCCGGGGAGACCTATCGCGAGATGTGGCAGGCCATCACCTCCGGGCGCGAATGGCGGGGCGAGTTTCACAATCGCCGGAAGGACGGCACGCTGTTCTGGGAGGCGGCGACGATCGGCCCGATCTTCGACGACGAGGGGAAGATCTCACGCTTCCTGGCGGTGAAGGAGGACATCACCGAGCGTAAGCGCGCCAGCGAGCGGATCCGCGAGCAAGCCGCGCTCCTCGATGTGGCTCACGATGGAATTCTGGTCACCACCATGGACCGCGTGGTGACCTACTGGAATCGCGCCGCGGAGCGGATGTACGGGATCCCTGCGACGGAAGCGTTGGGCCACACCCTCGATGAATTGATCCCGGGCGAGAACTCCGAAGTCCGTCGGGAGGAGTGGCAGCGGCTGATCGAGCGCGGGGAGTGGAGTGGCGAGCGGCAGCATGTCGTGCGCAGCGGCGGCACCATCGACGTGCGGGTGCATGCGACGCTGGTAAGGAATGCAGCCGGTCAGCCGACGTCCGTGCTCATCGTGGTCACGGACGTGACCGCGAGCAAGCGGATGGAGAAGCAGTTCCTGCGCGCGCAGCGGATCGAAAGCCTGGGTGCGCTCGCCAGCGGCGTGGCGCACGATCTCAACAATGTACTCACGCCGATCCTGATGTCGGTGGAGTTGCTGCGCCCCCTCGCGCAAAACCAGGCGGATCGGGACATGCTCCAGTTATTGAGCGACAGCGCGCGGCGCGGTTCAGACATCGTGCAGCAGTTGCTGCTGTTCGGCCGGGGCAGCGAGTCGCCGCGGGTGCCGCTGAACGTGGCGGGAATCCTCAAGGACACCGGCCGGCTGATGCGGGAGACTTTTCCCAAAAAAATCGTGCAGACGGTGTATGCGCCCGCGGATCTCCGGCTGGTCGAGGCGGATCGCACGCAGATTCATCAAGTCGTGCTGAATTTGTGCGTGAACGCGCGTGATGCGATGCCCGAGGGGGGCCGGCTGCAGATCACCGCGGAGAACGTAGAGGTGGAAGAAGAGCTGGCGCAGCGCCACGCCGCGAAAGGCGCGGGCCGATACGTTCGGATCACCGTGCGCGATACCGGGGCGGGAATCTCACCGGAGAACCTCGACAAGATCTTCGATCCTTTCTTCACGACGAAGCCCGTGGGGCAGGGCACGGGTCTGGGGCTCGCGACGGTGTTGGGAATTGTGCGCGGCCACGGCGGCTTTGTGGACGTGAAATCGCAGCTGGGACGCGGCGCCGCGTTCGAGGTGTATCTGCCGGCGGTGGCGATGGCGGTCGAACCGCTGGGCGTGGAGCCCGCCGCCGCGGCGCTGCACGGGCGAGGCGAGGCGGTGCTGGTGATCGAGGACGAGGAGGCGATTCGCAGCATGCTCCAGCGCGCGTTGACGCAGCACAACTACCGGGTGCTTACGGCCTCCGACGGCGCCGAGGCACTGGGCGTCTATGCACAGAACGCCGGCAGCATCGATCTTGTGATCACCGATGCGATGATGCCGGTGATGGATGGTGCGCAAACAGCGCGGGCGCTGCGCGGGCGCGATCGCAGCTTGCCGATCATCGCCATCAGCGGGTTGCCGGCGCAGCGCGCGGAGCTGGAGAAGATCCCCGGCCCGCGGATTCACTTTTTGCCGAAACCATTTGCGACCGATCACGCTCTTCATCTGGTGCGTGAAGCTCTGGATGTGCCGGCGCAAGGTGCGGCACTGGGTCCGGCCACGAAGTAG
- a CDS encoding PAS domain-containing hybrid sensor histidine kinase/response regulator, producing the protein MHRDAADRPTGDQSGDRHDAGERSSPAQSDQPQDREGVTPGELASALREREEGFRQLADAMPQLVWTANPDGRVDYYNARWREYAGISPATEGSEPSWDWAPTLHPDDEAATIHAWRRAIGTGRPYQIEHRVRMADGRVRWHLSRGIPRRDATGRIIKWYGTATDIHDFRVAQEEARLNEERYRLVAQATNDVIWDWDLRTNQIGWSEATLANLGYTAEQIGTSFENWRERVHPADRARLDASIQAAIASGGDTWSDEYRFRRQDGSYGVFLDRGHIARDKSGRAYRMIGSLLDLTERRRVEAELRQAKDDAERASRAKDEFLAALSHELRTPLTPVLMMTQMLEQERSFPPEVRDDLRTIRRNVELEMRLIDDLLDLTRITRGKLRMNEEIVDVHRVLQDAIKIGCDDMCSQKRLRVRCEFEANRSAMRGDTARLGQVFWNLIKNAVKFTPEDGAITLRTRNPSPERLEVRVADTGIGIEASVLPQIFNAFEQGGAHITRRFGGLGLGLAICRALVELHHGTIVARSEGPGHGAEFIVELPTCPDATAQDVEPMAATESEGNRSPESRPKRILLVEDHEHSANAIARLLQRTGYQVAIAATAQEALAIASESTFDLLVSDLGLPDGSGNDLMRELRRRYSLRGIALSGFGMEEDMARSREAGFEAHLVKPVRTQQLITMIQNLLEPAR; encoded by the coding sequence ATGCATCGAGACGCCGCCGACCGTCCCACAGGTGATCAAAGCGGCGATCGTCATGACGCGGGCGAACGATCGTCACCAGCCCAGAGCGATCAGCCGCAGGATCGGGAGGGCGTAACACCGGGTGAGCTGGCCTCGGCGCTACGCGAGCGCGAAGAGGGGTTTCGGCAACTCGCCGACGCGATGCCCCAGTTGGTGTGGACGGCGAATCCGGACGGACGCGTGGACTATTACAACGCGCGTTGGCGCGAGTACGCCGGGATCTCGCCGGCGACGGAAGGCAGCGAGCCCTCCTGGGACTGGGCGCCGACGCTGCACCCCGACGACGAGGCGGCGACGATTCATGCGTGGCGTCGGGCAATCGGGACCGGACGACCGTACCAGATCGAGCACCGCGTACGGATGGCCGACGGCCGCGTGCGCTGGCATTTGAGCCGGGGCATTCCCCGCCGCGATGCCACGGGCCGGATCATCAAATGGTACGGCACGGCGACCGACATCCACGATTTTCGCGTGGCGCAAGAGGAGGCGCGGCTCAACGAGGAGCGCTACCGGTTGGTGGCGCAAGCGACGAACGACGTGATCTGGGATTGGGATCTGCGGACGAACCAAATCGGTTGGAGCGAGGCGACCCTGGCCAATCTGGGCTACACCGCCGAACAGATCGGAACGTCCTTCGAGAACTGGCGCGAGCGCGTGCATCCCGCGGATCGCGCGCGACTCGACGCCAGCATTCAGGCCGCGATTGCGAGCGGGGGCGACACCTGGAGCGACGAGTATCGGTTTCGCCGGCAGGACGGCAGCTATGGCGTGTTTCTCGATCGCGGGCACATTGCCCGGGACAAGTCCGGGCGGGCCTATCGCATGATCGGCTCGCTGCTCGATCTGACCGAGCGCCGTCGGGTCGAGGCGGAACTGCGCCAGGCCAAGGACGATGCCGAGCGCGCGAGTCGGGCCAAGGACGAATTCCTGGCGGCTCTGAGCCACGAACTGCGCACGCCGCTCACGCCGGTCCTGATGATGACGCAAATGCTCGAGCAGGAGAGGAGTTTCCCACCCGAAGTGCGCGACGACCTGCGAACCATCCGGCGCAACGTCGAACTCGAGATGCGGCTGATCGACGACCTGCTCGACCTGACGCGAATCACGCGCGGAAAGCTGCGCATGAACGAGGAGATCGTCGATGTGCACCGCGTGCTGCAGGATGCCATCAAGATCGGCTGCGACGACATGTGCAGCCAGAAGCGGCTGCGAGTGCGATGCGAATTCGAGGCGAACCGAAGCGCCATGCGCGGGGACACGGCCCGTCTGGGGCAGGTCTTCTGGAACCTGATCAAGAACGCGGTGAAGTTCACGCCGGAGGATGGGGCCATCACGCTGCGCACGCGCAATCCGTCGCCGGAACGGTTGGAAGTCCGCGTGGCGGACACCGGCATCGGGATCGAGGCGTCGGTGCTGCCGCAGATCTTCAATGCGTTCGAGCAGGGCGGCGCGCACATCACGCGGCGTTTTGGCGGACTGGGTCTCGGACTCGCGATCTGCCGCGCGCTCGTGGAACTGCACCATGGCACCATCGTCGCGCGCAGCGAAGGGCCCGGCCACGGAGCGGAGTTCATCGTCGAACTGCCGACCTGCCCGGACGCGACTGCCCAGGACGTCGAACCGATGGCGGCGACGGAGTCTGAGGGTAATCGTTCGCCCGAATCGCGGCCGAAAAGAATTCTGCTGGTGGAGGACCACGAGCATTCGGCGAACGCGATTGCGCGGCTGCTGCAGCGCACGGGTTACCAGGTGGCGATCGCCGCGACGGCGCAGGAAGCGCTGGCGATAGCGAGCGAGAGTACGTTTGACCTGCTCGTCAGCGACTTGGGACTGCCGGACGGCTCGGGCAATGATCTGATGCGTGAGCTGCGGCGTCGCTACAGCCTGCGGGGCATCGCGCTCAGCGGATTCGGCATGGAGGAGGACATGGCGCGCAGCCGCGAGGCCGGCTTTGAGGCGCATCTGGTGAAACCGGTGCGGACGCAGCAGCTGATCACGATGATCCAGAATCTGCTGGAACCGGCCCGCTGA
- a CDS encoding HDOD domain-containing protein, translating into MSLPTKNQILEALAKTESLAPAPRTLGRALQLLRNPDSGLSDIVELINRDSALAADVLRCANSAFYGRNTRTAAVGEAVQVIGFHETIRLVSLVAIHSTTNRDLGSYGIAADEFWTESLFNGLFFDALAKHTNNVDSGEAYTTGLLRFIGRLALNQALQDLGGGLFWDGQQPLVQWERENVGLTQAEVGANLLRRWQFPDPIVVAVESQDLSAEDAIEIPQALVQAMNLVARVLPAGSGVPAADARPIQLPADLAEHPFALAYGFSVESLGTIHAEAVHAFAAIRETLYR; encoded by the coding sequence ATGTCTTTGCCCACGAAAAACCAGATCCTCGAAGCGCTCGCGAAAACCGAAAGCTTGGCTCCGGCGCCCCGCACGCTGGGCCGGGCGCTGCAGTTGCTGCGCAATCCGGACTCGGGCCTCAGCGATATCGTCGAACTCATCAATCGCGACTCGGCGCTCGCCGCCGACGTACTCCGCTGCGCCAACAGTGCCTTCTACGGACGCAACACCCGCACCGCCGCCGTGGGCGAAGCGGTGCAGGTGATCGGTTTTCACGAAACCATCCGGCTCGTCAGCCTCGTCGCCATTCACAGCACGACGAATCGCGACCTCGGCAGCTACGGCATCGCCGCCGACGAGTTCTGGACGGAAAGTCTTTTCAACGGTCTCTTCTTCGACGCGCTCGCGAAGCACACGAACAACGTGGACAGCGGCGAGGCGTACACCACCGGTCTGCTGCGTTTCATCGGCCGGCTCGCCCTCAATCAGGCCCTCCAGGATCTCGGCGGCGGATTGTTCTGGGATGGGCAGCAGCCGCTCGTTCAATGGGAGCGTGAGAACGTTGGCCTGACCCAGGCCGAAGTCGGAGCGAACCTGCTCCGGCGCTGGCAATTTCCCGATCCGATCGTGGTCGCGGTGGAGTCGCAGGATCTGTCCGCGGAGGACGCAATCGAGATCCCGCAGGCGCTGGTGCAGGCGATGAACCTCGTGGCCCGCGTGCTTCCGGCGGGTTCCGGCGTGCCTGCAGCCGATGCCCGGCCCATTCAGCTGCCGGCGGATTTGGCCGAGCACCCCTTCGCGCTGGCGTACGGTTTCTCAGTCGAATCACTCGGCACGATCCACGCCGAGGCCGTCCACGCCTTCGCGGCGATTCGCGAAACGCTTTACCGCTGA
- a CDS encoding response regulator, producing the protein MELVDAPARTHPGFASPVAGGSRPAASPRPSELRDLMAAANAAATIPADQDYAIWEDVCRRLAAEKKPAPVRPAPGPGPRTVLVADEAPALRETMRKTLAAAGYEVVCVEDAAKLLLVAPQRKADLIILAMVLAGSDGAGLIAQLRELAMHRCTPIMMLTAPGQDGKKIAARRAGASGWIAKPFDPARFVAIIQQVCPGC; encoded by the coding sequence ATGGAACTTGTTGACGCCCCGGCCCGGACGCACCCCGGCTTCGCGAGCCCCGTCGCGGGCGGCTCACGACCGGCCGCGTCGCCTCGCCCGTCGGAGCTGCGCGATCTCATGGCCGCGGCCAACGCCGCGGCCACGATTCCCGCGGACCAGGACTATGCGATCTGGGAAGACGTCTGCCGGAGACTCGCGGCAGAAAAGAAACCCGCGCCCGTGCGGCCTGCCCCGGGGCCCGGACCCCGCACCGTGCTCGTGGCCGATGAAGCGCCGGCCCTTCGCGAAACCATGCGCAAGACACTCGCCGCCGCCGGCTACGAGGTGGTCTGCGTCGAGGATGCCGCCAAACTTTTGTTGGTCGCGCCGCAACGAAAAGCCGACCTGATCATCCTCGCGATGGTTCTGGCGGGAAGCGATGGCGCCGGCCTGATTGCCCAACTCCGTGAGCTGGCCATGCATCGCTGCACGCCGATCATGATGCTCACCGCCCCTGGCCAGGACGGAAAAAAGATTGCCGCCCGCCGCGCCGGCGCGAGTGGCTGGATCGCCAAACCTTTCGACCCCGCCCGCTTCGTGGCGATCATTCAACAGGTGTGCCCCGGTTGCTGA
- a CDS encoding DUF481 domain-containing protein: MTLKHRYRFLILLFSAFLAIHQAYGDVVETKNGARIVGKIVRIVDGAIAIETNYAGMLAIKQSEVVSFSTDAPLAIRLASGTRFDGQVTGGPEGAIQIAGEDGTINTTATKVVAGWAAGVKDPAITALERHWSYEAAVDITGKTGNKEQLGTAAALRATMKTPQDTLQFYTAYDRQVADGAKSADQFKAGVDYQNNFSGKTSWYVRDEGGFDRVKDIDLYNIAAAGFGYDVIKAPKQILTTRAGFSFRYEGYRNPVTDDVKSAGLDFGLAHELTFENAKLVNRLSFVPSFEDFGNYRLTHESFYEIPLVAPSWKLRIGVSNDYNSQPGPGIERLDTNYFTRLVLNWR; encoded by the coding sequence ATGACACTCAAACACCGATACAGATTTCTGATCCTTCTTTTTTCGGCGTTCCTCGCGATCCATCAGGCGTACGGGGATGTCGTCGAGACGAAGAATGGCGCCCGCATCGTGGGCAAGATAGTCCGGATCGTTGATGGCGCGATTGCCATCGAAACGAACTATGCCGGGATGCTAGCCATCAAGCAGAGCGAGGTGGTGAGTTTCTCCACAGATGCGCCGCTCGCGATTCGGCTGGCCAGCGGTACGCGGTTTGATGGCCAGGTCACGGGTGGACCGGAAGGCGCGATTCAGATCGCGGGCGAAGATGGCACGATCAACACCACTGCAACCAAAGTGGTAGCAGGGTGGGCGGCGGGCGTGAAAGACCCGGCGATCACGGCGCTCGAGCGGCACTGGAGCTACGAGGCGGCGGTGGATATCACAGGCAAAACAGGCAACAAGGAGCAGCTCGGCACCGCCGCCGCGCTCCGCGCCACGATGAAAACGCCGCAGGACACGCTGCAGTTCTACACGGCGTATGACCGTCAGGTCGCCGACGGCGCCAAGTCGGCCGACCAGTTCAAGGCGGGCGTCGATTATCAGAACAATTTTTCCGGCAAGACCTCCTGGTATGTGCGCGACGAGGGCGGCTTCGATCGCGTGAAGGACATCGATCTCTATAACATCGCCGCCGCCGGTTTCGGCTACGACGTGATCAAGGCGCCGAAGCAAATCCTGACGACGCGCGCCGGTTTTTCGTTCCGCTATGAAGGCTACCGGAATCCGGTCACGGACGACGTGAAGAGCGCCGGTCTGGACTTCGGACTCGCGCATGAGCTGACGTTCGAGAACGCGAAGCTGGTGAACCGGCTGTCGTTCGTGCCGTCCTTTGAAGATTTCGGCAACTACCGGCTGACGCACGAGTCGTTTTACGAAATCCCGCTCGTGGCGCCGAGTTGGAAACTGCGGATTGGTGTGAGCAACGATTACAACAGTCAGCCTGGCCCGGGCATCGAGCGGCTCGACACGAATTACTTCACGCGCTTGGTGCTGAACTGGCGCTGA